The DNA segment GGCCTACGGCATCAAGTTCGTGGCCCTGCGCTACTTCAACGTCGCCGGTGCCAAGCCGGACGGATCCATCGGTGAGGATCACGGCCCCGAAACCCACCTGCTGCCGATCGTGCTGCAGGTCGCCCAGGGCAAGCGTGACAAGCTGATGATCTTCGGCGACGACTACAACACCCCCGACGGCACCAACGTGCGCGACTATGTACACCCCTTCGATCTGGCCGACGCGCACATCCTCGCCGTCGACTACCTGCGTGCCGGCAATGAGTCCAACGCCTTCAACCTCGGTTCCTCCACAGGCTTCTCGAACCTGCAGATTCTTGAGGCAGCCCGCAAGGTGACCGGCAAGGAGATCCCCGCTGAGATGGCACCGCGCCGCCCCGGCGACCCGGACACCCTGATCGCCGCTTCCGATAAGGCCCGCACCGTGCTCGGCTGGAAGCCGCAGTTCGACAACATCGACAAGATCATCGAGACCGCTTGGGCATGGCATTCCACCCACCCGAACGGGTACGACGATCGTAAGTGATTTCGGCGCAATCGCCGCAGCAGGGCCTTCCTTCGGGGAGGCCCTGTTTGTTTAGTAAACAAAGTAACGATTGCTAAATCCACGGTAAACTTGTTTACAAGGAAAGTTCACAGAGCAAGGAGGCTCCCATGGATGGCGCAAGCTCGATACAGAGCGCGGACCTGAGCTGGCTTGACAAGCCGGACGTGTTCCGCGTGAACCGCTTGGACGCGCACAGCGATCACCGGTGCTATGCCACGCAGGACGAGGCGGAACGCGACAGCAGCGGTCTGATCATGCCACTCGACGGCACTTGGAAATTCAAGTATTCCCCCAACCCGCAGGCGCGACCCGTCGATTTCCACCAGCTGGCCGAGGCGCCCGCCGACTTCGACGACATCGCAGTGCCGGGGCATATCGAAATGGCGGGATATGACAAGAACCAGTACATCAACACCATGTACCCGTGGGAGGGCCGTAAGTATCGCCGCCCTGCCGGCTTGACGCCAGACGATCCCGGCATCGGCACGTTCTCCGACGCCGACGACAATCCGGTCGGCTCCTACATGCGCACCTTCACCCTGCCCGAACATATGCGCGGCCAGCGCATCCACGTGGTGTTCGAAGGCGTAGAGCAGGCGTTCTACCTGTGGCTCAACGGGCATTTCGTCGGATATGCGGAAGACACCTTCACGCCGTCCGAATTCGACCTGACCCCGTATATCAACGAGACCGGCGCCAACACCATCGCATGCGAGGTGTTCAAACGCTCTACCGCGGCATGGGTCGAAGACCAGGACTTTTTCCGTTTCTTCGGCATCTTCCGCCCCGTGAAGCTTGTGGCACTGCCCAAGATCCATGTGGACGACATCGCCGTACGTTCCCTGCTGAGCGACGATCTGCAGACGGGAACCATCACCGTCGATATGCGGCTGAGTGCCAAGGACGCCGCTGATTTCGCCGGCGCCCAGGCGGAAGTGGTCGTAACCGATCCGCAAGGCACTCGCATTGCGTCTCAGACCAGCTCACCGGAAACCGATGGCGACGCCACCCTCGCGTTCACCAGCATTGCCGCCCCGCAGTTGTGGGACAACGGCAGCCCGAACCTGTACCGCGTCGACGTGCGCCTCATCGACGCCTCCGGCAAGACCTGTGAGATCGCCCAAGTGGATACCGGTTTCAGGAAGCTGGTGCGTGACGGCGTGAAGGTCACGCTCAACGGTCACCGGCTCTATATCCTCGGCGTCAACCGCCATGAGTGGAACGCCGATTCCGGCCGCTGCATCACCATGGACGACATGCACCGCGACATCGATACGATGCTGCGCAACAACATCAACGCCGTGCGTACCTGCCACTACCCGGATCGGTTGGAATGGTACCGTCTGTGCGACGAGCACGGCATCTACGTGATGGCCGAGACCAACCTGGAATCCCACGGCACCTGGCAGAAGATGGGAATCGTCGAGCCTTCATACAACGTGCCGGGCAACAGCAGCGTATGGGAGAAGGTCGTGGTCGACCGCGCCACCACGCAGTATGAGATGCTCAAGAACCACCCGTCCATCCTGTTCTGGTCCATGGGCAACGAGTCGTATGCCGGCACCGCCATCGCGGCGATGGACGCCTACTACAAGAGCAAGCAGGACGGCCGCCTGACGCATTACGAGGGCGTGGTTCACAACCGTGCGTTCGAAGACGTCATCTCCGACTTGGAAAGCCGCATGTACGATACGCCGGAAGGCGCGCGCAAGTATCTGAGCGAGCAGCCGAAGAAGCCGTACATTCTGTGCGAGTTCATGCATGACATGGGCAATTCGCTGGGCGGCTTCGGCGACTACATGGAGCTGTTCGACGATTGCGAAGGGTTCCTCGGCGGGTTCATCTGGGATTACATCGACCAGCAGCTGTACGCGCCCGATCCGCTGACGGGCGAGAAGATGCTGTGCTACGGCGGCGATTTCGACGATCGCTGCTCCGACTACGAATTCTCCGGTGATGGTCTGCTGTTCGCCGACCGCACGGAGAAGCCGGCCATGCAGGAAGTCAAGTATTACTACGGAAGGTACGCAGATGGAAATCGTATTCGGTGATGTGGTGACGGGCGTCCACGGCGACGGCTTCGAATACCTGTTCTCATGGCAGGCCGGTGGCCCGGTCTCGTTCAATATCGGCGGCCGTGAATGGCTGTATCGTGCGCCGCGTCCGGCGTTGTGGCGCGCCACCACCGACAACGACCGTGGCAATGGATTCCCGGTCAAGTCGGCAATGTGGATGGGCGCGGATATGTTCGCCACATGTTCCAAGATCGAGCTGAGCGTTGACGGCGAGCCGGTGGACAATCCGCTTGCGCCGGACAACAACTCGTATGGCGGCCCGGTGCAGGCGCAGACCATGACCATGACCTACACCTACACGCTGCCTGTTGTGCCGGCGACCACGGTGACGGTGGCCTACACCGTTACCTCTGACGGCACAATCGGCGTAACGGTGCGTTACGAGGGCAAGGAAGGCCTGCCCGAGCTGCCGGTGTTCGGCCTGCGCTTCGTGATGCCGACCCCGGCCAAAGGATTCACCTATACCGGGCTTTCCGGCGAAACCTACCCCGACCGCATGGCCGGTGGGGTGCCGGGGGAGTACACGGTTGAAGGCATGCCGGTCACCCCATACCTGGTGCCGCAGGACTGCGGTATGCATATGCGCACCGAACGGGTTACGGTGACGCGCGATGCCGTGCTCGACAACGCAAGGCGTGGCGACCGCAGCGAATTCTCGCTGACCTTCGCCCAGGGGGAGGATGGCGTACCGTTCGCCTTCTCCTGCCTGCCGTATACGCCGGAAGAAATCGAGAACGCCACGCATCCCAACGAGCTGCCGCCGGCACGCCGCACGGTGCTGACGGTATGCGGCGCAGTGCGTGGCGTGGGCGGCATCGATAGCTGGGGCTCCGACGTGAGGCCCGACTATCACATCGATGCGCAGGAAAACCACGAGTTCAGTTTTAGGATTGAACTATAGTTTTAGCGAAAACCAAGAAGCACGAGGCGGCATCCGATGGGTGCCGTCTCGTTGTTATCGTTGGAATACGGCCATTGGGGAGGACTGGTAAACAAGAGCAGCAAAGGACGTTTTTAAGTAAAAAGATACGTTTCAGTAAAAAAGCGTATTATCGTAAACATTGTACATATTAGGAGAAGCAAGGAGGCTTCGCATGAGCAACGGCAGCTCTGCTGAACAATCCAGAAGCAAAGTAATGACTTCGCGCATCGCATACGCGACCGGCGCATTCGGACATGACATCTTCTACGCCACACTGTCGACGTATCTGATCATGTTCATCACCTCTCACCTGTTCAACTCGGGTGATGCGGCACATAACAACCGCATGGTGCTGTACATCACCACCATCATCGCCGTACTGCGTATCGTCGAGCTGTTCATCGACCCGTTCATCGGCAACATGATCGACAACACCACCACCAAGTGGGGCAAGTTCAAGCCGTGGGTCGTCGGCGGCGGTGTGGTCAGCTCCGTTGCCCTGATGGTGCTGTTCACCGATATGGGCGGCCTCAACGAGACCAACCCGATGCTCTACCTGGCCATCTTCGCGGTGCTGTACATCGTGATGGATATCTTCTATTCCTTCAAGGACATCAGCTTCTGGTCCATGGTCCCGGCCCTGACCTTCAGCTCCGAAGAGCGTGAGAAGACCGCAACCTTCGCCCGTGTCGGCTCCACCATCGGCGGCAACATCGTCGGCGTCGTGATCATGCCGATCGTCCTCTTCTTCTCCGTCACCAAGTCCGGCTCCGGCGATAAGAACGGCTGGTTCTGGTTCGCCTTCATCGTGGCCCTCATCGGCATCATCTCCGTGATCTGCGTCGCCCTCGGCACCCACGAGGTCGACTCCACGCTGCGCCAGAACAAGACCAAGACGGGCTTCAAGGACGTGTTCCGCATGCTGCTCAAGAACGATCAGCTCATGGCCATCGCCCTGTCCTACCTCGCCTACACCACCGGCGTAGCCATCCTGAACGCCTCCGAGCTGTACTACTTCCAGTACATTCTCGGCGACGCCAGCAAGTTCTCCATCCTGGCCACCATCAACACCCTGGTCGGCCTGGTCTCCGTTTCGCTGTTCCCGAAGCTCGCTCAGCAGTTCAGCCGCCGCAACGTGTTCGTTGTCTGCCTGGGCATTATGCTCGCCGGCATCGTGCTCTTCTTCTTCGCCGGCAAGTCCCTGGCCCTCGTGCTGGTCGCCGCCGAGCTGTTCTTCATCCCGCAGCCGCTGGTGTTCCTCGTGGTCCTCATGACCATCACCGATTGCGTCGAATACGGCCAGCTCAAGCTCGGCCACCGCGATGAGGCCCTGACCCTCTCCGTCCGCCCGCTGCTCGATAAGTTCGGTGGCGCCGTGTCCAACTGGGTTATCGGCTTCGCCGCCGTCGCCGCAGGCATGACCGCCGGTTCCGAAAACCATGTCAGTGCCCAGGGCGAGATGAACTTCAAGCTCATCGTGTTCGTGGCCCCGCTGGTGCTCATCGTCATCGGCCTGCTCATCTTCCTCACCCGCGTCAAGCTGACCGAGGAGAAGCACGCCGAGATCGTGGCCGAACTGGAGAAGACCTGGGGCAAGGACGCGCTGGGCGCCAACGCCTCCGCCGAAGACGAGGCCACCATTGCCTCCGCGACCGAGGAAGCCGGTAGCACTCCAACAAAGTAAGCCATTCATGGAATTGCCGGTAGGTAGTCATACAAGCCGGCAATCCCCTCGACCCCACTAAGCGGCATCCATCGCATAAGCCGCTTGGTGCAGTAGCGGCCACCGCTTGCAGTTTCCCCCTTTCCCTGTGAGCGGCCGCTATAGAGGCCGGAGCCTTGCATTATGCAGGGCTCCGGCCTTATGCGTGGTTTTGCAATGGTTCTGCGTGGTTCCGTATGCAAGCGGCGCACAATCTGCCTGCCGAAATCGGCGGGTGGGGCATGCTAAGGTTGCAAGTAAATTCATTTAGCTAGCGTGATGGTTGGGAAGGCTGGGATCCGATGGCCACAATTAAGGAAATCGCGAAGCATACAGGCTTTTCGCAGGCCACGGTGTCGAGGATTCTGAACGACGACCCCTCGTTCTCTGTCAAGGAATCCACCCGGCAGAAGGTGTTAAACGCCAGTCTTGAACTGGGCTACGAGAACGTCTCGCAGTACCAGCGCATCATTATTCCGCGAGACATTGCGATTCTGAACAACGTTGTTCCCGACAAGGGGCTGCAGGACGCATATTTTGAAGAATTGCGCGAAGTGCTGACCCGGCAGGCCAAAGAACAGCGCATGAATGCGACGATCTACGACGATATCGACGACCTGATCGCACACGGCGGCGATTATGCCGGCTTCATCTCGATGGGCCCCGCGGTGCTGCCGCCGGAAACGCTGCACAGGCTGCATCAGGCGCTGCCCCACGGCGTCTTCATCGACATTAATCCGGCGCCGAATCTCTTCGATTCCGTACAGCCAGACCTGGAACAGATCGTGCTCGACGCGCTCGACGCGTTGAAGGCCGATGGGTGCCGCCGCATCGGTTTCATCGGCGGTGCGGGCACCATGATGGGGGAGCACTCGTACCCCGAGGATGTTCGTCGTTTCGCGTTCTGCAACTGGAGCGCACGGTTGGATCTGGACACGGAGGGACTGGTCTACGCCGACGGCCCGTTTACCGTCGCCAACGGGCGTGAGCAGGGGGAGCGGCTGATTCGCGACCATGCCGATGATCTGCCGGATGCCGTGCTGGTGGCCGCCGATACGCTTGCCGTGGGGCTGCTGCAGGCGTTTGCGGCCAAGAGCATTCTGGTGCCGCGCGATATCAAGGTGGTCAGCATCAATAATCAGGAGGTGGCGAAATACACCTCTCCAGCGCTTTCGTCGTATGACATCGACAAGGAGGAACTGACGCGCGCCGCGGTGCTGATGCTCGCCGAATCGCTGGTCAGCAAGCGCAGTGTGAAACAGCACACCTGCATCTCCTCGCATCTGGTGGTGCGTGACAGTTTTGCCCCCGAACGGTAGTTCTGCGCTTTGGGATGCGCAGGCCGCCGATGACGATAGCGGCGTGTGGTTGTATAAACCGGCGATATGAGACGCTGCTGGGGCGTTGTGAGGTGTCCGCACGACGGCTGTGTGACAGTAAGTAAAAATATTTAATCAAAGTACGTGTCACCCGTTCGTTTCACCGAAAGCATAGATGTTATCAGAGGTTGCAATCGATGCGTTCATGTCCCAAAAATCATTGATTGGTGTTGCGTTGTTCCCCATCATCTGCGGGAATTATTGAATATTTTGTTTAGTAAACATTTTTATTCAATGAAATAAAAGATGTACAGTCGTATACACGATCAATGGATGATCTAGAGATCTTCTAAGGAGAAGAAGTCATGGGAAATGAACAAACCCTCGCCAGCGGCGGCGCCCAGCGTGGCAAAATCGGCCAGCGTGTGGCATACGCATTCGGCAACCTCGGCCAGTCCGCGTTCTACAACGCACTGAGCACCTACTTCATCGTATACGTGACCAGCTGCCTGTTCTCCGGCGTCGAAAAAGGCGTCGCAGCCAAACTGATCGGCGTTATCACCAGCCTTGTCGTCATCATCCGTATCGCGGAGATTTTCATTGATCCGCTGCTGGGCAACATCGTGGACAACACCACCACCAAGTGGGGCCGCTTCCGCCCGTGGCAGTTCCTGGGCGGCCTGGTCTCCGCCCTGCTGCTCGTGGTGATCTACACCGGCATGTTCGGCCTGGTCAACGTGAACACCACCTGGTTCATCGTGCTGTTCGTCATCTGCTTCGTCGTGCTCGACGTGTTCTACTCCCTGCGCGACATCTCCTACTGGGGTATGATCCCGGCACTGTCCTCCGACTCGCATGAGCGCTCCACCTACACTGCCCTCGGCTCCTTCACCGGTTCCATCGGCTACAACGGCATCACCGTCGTCGTGATTCCGATCGTCACCTACTTCAGCTGGGTATTCACCGGTTCCCACGCCGAAAGCCAGAGCGGATGGACCGCCTTCGGCATCATCGTGGGCTTGCTTGGCATCCTGACCGCGTGGTCCGTAGCCTTCGGCACCAAGGAAAGCCAGAGCGCCCTGCGTTCCAAGGCGCAGAAGAACGGCGGTCCGCTGCAGGCGTTCAAGGCTCTGTTCCAGAACGACCAGCTGCTGTGGGTCGCACTGAGCTACCTGCTGTACGCCATCGCCAACGTGGCCACCACCGGCGTGCTGATCTTCCTGTTCAAGTTCGTGCTGGACAATCAGGCCGCCTACTCCATGACCGGCATCATCGCGTTGGTCGCCGGCCTGGTCATGGCGCCGCTGTACCCGATCCTCAACAAGCGCATCCCGCGCCGCTACCTGTATATCGGTGGCATGACCTCCATGATCATCGCCTACATCATGCTCGGCATCTTCTCCAACAACATGATCATGGTGTTCGTGGCGCTGGTGCTCTTCTATGTGCCGGGCACGATGATCCAGATGACCGCCATTCTCTCCCTGACCGATTCCATCGAATACGGTCAGCTCAAGAACGGCAAGCGCAACGAGGCCGTCACCCTGTCCGTGCGCCCGATGCTCGACAAGATCGGCGGCGCCATGTCCAACGGCATCGTTGGCTTCATCGCCATCGCCGCCGGCATGACCGGCGACGCGACCGCGGCCGATATGACCGCCGCGAACATCAACACCTTTAAGACCTGCGCGTTCTATGTGCCGCTGGTGCTGATCGTGCTGAGCCTGCTGGTGTTCATGTTCAAGGTGAAGATCAGCGAGAAGATGCATGACGATATCGTCAAGCAGCTGGAGGCCAAGCTGGCCGCTGGCGAGATCGAAAGCGACGACGAGTCCTCCGCCGATGTTGAGGATGCGCCCGCCGAAGCCGCCGGTTCCGGTGCGGCTGCTTCCGGTTCCGCCGCGTGACCTTGCTATTACTACTTAACTGACCCCTTCCTATAACAGGGCGGTCGATATGGACGAAATCCGAGTGGAATTCGTCCATATCGACCGCCTTTTCCATGTGCGGCGTAGTGGGGAAGCGGGGGAGTGGGGTGGTGGAGGTGCGGCGGAAGCTGGGGATGAAATACGGAAAGGCCGCGACCCTGTTGAGTCGTGGCCTTGTGGGAGTCCGTATGAAAGGTGATCGGCGTTGGGCCGGTTACCTAGACAAATGAAATCACTTGTTGATGATGCGCTTGAACAGGTCGGAGGAGGCCTTGGCGAGGGCGAACTGGTAGAAGCCCGGATCGACGGAGGCGAGGTTGCTGTTCAGGATCTGGTCGAGAGTGTTGTTCTTCATGGTTATTCCTTTCGTGCGCGGCCTTGTTTTGCTTGTTTCTGGTATCGTTCTTGCGGCCGCATGTGCGTCGTGCTTGCATTCGGGGTATTCCCGTTGCGTGGGGTGCCGCTGCACCGGCTTTGCCTGGTTTGTTGAGCGACATCGTGAAGTCTTGTTCTTTTCTGTTGTGATTTCAGTATATGCCTGTTCATTGGTGTAATCATGCTGTAGTCGTTGATTTTTTTGTATATTTATCGGGTAATCTTGAAATGAACACACAGTATGTTCTGTTCCGGTGCTTTGACCACTGCGTTTCACGAGAAACCGCCCTGTAGCGCGGGCGGTGCGGAAAAATGCCGTACGCCTGTTTCGGGGCTGAACAACAGCGATACGTAGGGTTTGAGGATGTCGGAATGGGCTTGATAGTACAATGCCGAAGGGCGTATACCCGGATATAAGGTGTGCGTGTATGTATGTGCAATCGAAACCGACTGGTTGCCGGTGACGGATTCGTGGGATTCGCGGGCATGACCGCTACAAGCCGGCCGACCGCGAGTCGAGCCGGAAGCAGTCGGGTTTATATATAAGCGTTGAAACGAGGCAGATGTGGTAGGAATGCGCGATGTGGCGAAACAGGCCGGTGTCTCGCTGAGCACCGTGTCTTTGGTGGTCAATGGCACGGGTTACGTTTCCGACGACATGCGTGATCGCGTGCAACGCGCCATGGAGTCGCTGCATTATGTGCCGAACGATCTTGCGCGCAATTTCTCGCAGAATCGCGCCAATACGATCGGCATCATCGTGCCGACGATTCGGCATCCGTTTTTTGCCACGCTTACCGCAGACCTGCAGCATGTATTGGCGGGGAAGGGATTGCAGACGCTGCTGTGTTCCACCGCCGACGCGGCGCATGGCGAAGCGGCATACGTCGATATGCTTCGCAGGCGATTGATGGACGGCATCGTAATGGGCGCTCACACCGAGCATGCGCCGGATTACTGGACGTCGATTCATCGTCCGGTTATCGCATTCGATCGTACGTTGGGGGAGGGGATTCCCTCAATCGGGTCCGACCATGTGCAGGGCGGGCGGATGATCGCCGATCTGCTGATTCGCACGGGTGCGCGTCATGTTGCGGTGATCGGCGGGCCTCATACGCAATTCAAGGAAGACGACGTGCGTACCACATTCCCGACGGTACGCTATCACCTGGTTTTGGAGCATGAACTGGCCAAGGTCGGCGTGCGCTACGAGTACATCGAGGCTGGCGAGGTTATGGATTTCTCCGGCTATGCCGCTGCCGTGCGCAGTGTATTCGATCGTGCACCCGACGATGCGGTGGACGCGGTGGTGAGTTCGGATATCGGTGCGGCGCTGTGCGTGCGTGAGGCGATACGCCGTGGCGTGAACGTTCCTGACGATATGCAGATCGTGGCGTATGACGGCACGTATCTTGCCGATATGGCCGGCATGCCGCTCACTGTGGTGCGGCAGGATTTTCAGGCTCTGACGAGCAGTGTCGCGGACTGCATGATGCGGCTTATTGACGGGAAAGCAGGCGATGGCAGCGTTGATGATGGCGACGACAGTGGTGATGCCGTTTCCGATGTATCGTCGCATGGTGCATTTGGCATAGGGGAGGCGGAACATTTGATACCTGTTTCGTTGATCGCCGGAGCGACTACGCGCGAGTAGCTGTCGATATGCCGTCTGCCACGTGAAACACAGATATGTTTCATGTGAAACATATCGCGTGAAACACTATGGCTTGTGCCGGTCGCCTGTGACGAGTCTATGGCGGACCTATGTTTCAGGATCGAAATCCCGTGCCGGCTCTTCCCGGAAACGGGTGATGACGCTACTTGAGCTCCCGAACCGACCCGCGGTCTACGAATTCTGGAGGAATGACCGTTTTGACGCCGACTGCGATCTTCTCGCCGTTGTGCTGCCGCTCGATCATGGCGAACGCCTCACGCCCCAGCTCGTGGAAGCGAAGCCGCATCGTAGTCAATTCCAGCCGTGGCACCATGCCTTCGAGCGAGTCATCGACGCCGATGATGCTTATGTCTTCGGGAACCCGTTTACCTGCGGCACGCAATCCGAGCATCGCGCCGTATGCCATCTGATCGTTCGCCGCATACACTGCGGTGCATTCCTTTTCGTGGGCAAGCGCCAGACCTGCCTGGTATCCGCTGTCGGCTCCCCAATCGCCGATGTAAAGGGGAGGTATTGCGGCTCCGACTTGGGCAAGGGCGTCATGCCATCCCCTGATGCGGCTTTGCGCCGCGCGGGAAGTGGAAGGGCCCGCTATGTGGTACACGGTATGGTGCCCTTTGGAAAGCAGATAATCCACGGCTGCGGTGGAACACCCGTATGAGTCGGAATCGATGGTGACGCAGTTGTCGGCCGGTTCTTCGGAAATCAACACGACCGGCAGATTCTGCGGTGGCGTGAATTGATTGAAATCGGGGAAATCTCGTTCCATAATGACGATCACGCCGTCGAGCGGAAGATCTTCCACGAGTTTCAAGGCACCGGCCAGGGAACGATCCTGCAAGGTGTCGAGTGTGCGGATGGTAGTGGAATAGCCATGTTTCGCGGCCGTGCTGACTATGCCTTCGAGAATGCGGGCATTGCCGAAGGCCGACATATGGGAAAGCAGCACGCCGATATTATTGAACCGCCCGCTTTTGAGCGCTCGCGCGGCATAATTCGGGCGGTACCCAAGTTTTTTCATGGCCTCTTCTACACGGCTTTGCGTTTCGGGGCGAACGGCGGCGCTGCCGTTCGCGACGCGTGATACGGTCTGCGGGGAGACACCGGCTTCCTTGGCGACGTCTTGCAACGATACGGAGCTACGAGCCATGAGCCTATGTTTCCTTCTGCTGAATCAGGTGGTTGTCTGCTTCTGCCATCCTACATGAGAAACAGATAAATGGTTTCGTCACCATTTGGGGAAGCGACCTTATGCTGATGGGCAGCGCAGTACATTGCAATTGGCCTTTCCTTTTACCTATTGCTATAATGATAACGCAAACATTTTAGAGGGTCGCGTCAATGCTCCGACTGGAATTGCGGCGCGGCGTTGCCTCGAAGAGGAGGAAATCAATGACTCAGCGCAGAGCATTCCATTGGCCGCAGCCGCTGGAGGGCCAGCAGGCCCGCATCTGGTATGGCGGTGATTACAACCCGGACCAGTGGCCTGAGGAGGTGTGGGACGAGGATGTCCGCCTGATGAAGAAGGCCGGCGTGAATCTGGTTTCCGTAGGCATCTTCTCCTGGGCCCGCATCGAGCCCAGGGAGGACGTATACGACTTCGACTGGCTCGACCGCATCATCGACAAGCTCGGCAAGACCGGCATCGCGGTCGATCTTGCATCCGCCACCGCCTCCCCGCCGATGTGGCTCACCCAAGCACATCCGGAGGTGCTGTGGAAGGATTACCGCGGCGACGTATGCCAGCCGGGCGCCCGCCAGCACTGGCGCCCGACCAGCCCGATCTTCCGCGAATATGCGCTCAAGCTCTGCCGTGCGATGGCCGAACATTACAAGGACAACCCGTATGTGGTGGCATGGCATGTGAGTAACGAATACGGCTGCCACAATCGCTTCGACTACTCCGAGGACGCCGAACGCGCGTTCCAGCAGTGGTGCAAGGCTCGATACGGCACGATCGACGCGGTGAACGACGCATGGGGCACGGCATTCTGGGCGCAGCATATGAACGATTTCTCGGAAATCGTGCCGCCGCGCTTCATTGGTGACGGCAACTTCATGAACCCGGGCAAGCTGCTCGACTTCAAGCGGTTCAGCTCCGACGCGTTGAAGGCGTTCTACATCGCCGAACGCGATACGCTGGCCGAGATCACACCGGGCAGGCCATTGACCACGAACTTCATGGTCTCCTCGGGCAACACCACCGTGGATTACGACGACTGGGGCAACGAGGTCGACTTCGTATCGAACGACCATTACTTCACGCCGGGTGAGGCGCATCTGGACGAGCTTGCGTTTTCCGCCTCCCTGGTGGACGGCATCGCCCGCAAGGATCCGTGGTTCCTGATGGAGCATTCCACTTCGGCTGTGAACTGGCGTCCGATCAACTACC comes from the Bifidobacterium angulatum DSM 20098 = JCM 7096 genome and includes:
- a CDS encoding glycoside hydrolase family 2 TIM barrel-domain containing protein; translated protein: MDGASSIQSADLSWLDKPDVFRVNRLDAHSDHRCYATQDEAERDSSGLIMPLDGTWKFKYSPNPQARPVDFHQLAEAPADFDDIAVPGHIEMAGYDKNQYINTMYPWEGRKYRRPAGLTPDDPGIGTFSDADDNPVGSYMRTFTLPEHMRGQRIHVVFEGVEQAFYLWLNGHFVGYAEDTFTPSEFDLTPYINETGANTIACEVFKRSTAAWVEDQDFFRFFGIFRPVKLVALPKIHVDDIAVRSLLSDDLQTGTITVDMRLSAKDAADFAGAQAEVVVTDPQGTRIASQTSSPETDGDATLAFTSIAAPQLWDNGSPNLYRVDVRLIDASGKTCEIAQVDTGFRKLVRDGVKVTLNGHRLYILGVNRHEWNADSGRCITMDDMHRDIDTMLRNNINAVRTCHYPDRLEWYRLCDEHGIYVMAETNLESHGTWQKMGIVEPSYNVPGNSSVWEKVVVDRATTQYEMLKNHPSILFWSMGNESYAGTAIAAMDAYYKSKQDGRLTHYEGVVHNRAFEDVISDLESRMYDTPEGARKYLSEQPKKPYILCEFMHDMGNSLGGFGDYMELFDDCEGFLGGFIWDYIDQQLYAPDPLTGEKMLCYGGDFDDRCSDYEFSGDGLLFADRTEKPAMQEVKYYYGRYADGNRIR
- the galE gene encoding UDP-glucose 4-epimerase GalE; this translates as MTVMVLGGAGYIGSHMVDRLVAAGKEKVVVVDSLVTGHRAAVNPAAKFYQGDLADQEFMRGVFRENPDIDAVIHFAAFSLVAESMKEPLKYFDNNTAGMVKLLEVMKEFGVKKIVFSSTAATYGIPEKMPIREDDPQKPINPYGESKLMMEKIMRWCDQAYGIKFVALRYFNVAGAKPDGSIGEDHGPETHLLPIVLQVAQGKRDKLMIFGDDYNTPDGTNVRDYVHPFDLADAHILAVDYLRAGNESNAFNLGSSTGFSNLQILEAARKVTGKEIPAEMAPRRPGDPDTLIAASDKARTVLGWKPQFDNIDKIIETAWAWHSTHPNGYDDRK
- a CDS encoding glycoside-pentoside-hexuronide (GPH):cation symporter, with the protein product MSNGSSAEQSRSKVMTSRIAYATGAFGHDIFYATLSTYLIMFITSHLFNSGDAAHNNRMVLYITTIIAVLRIVELFIDPFIGNMIDNTTTKWGKFKPWVVGGGVVSSVALMVLFTDMGGLNETNPMLYLAIFAVLYIVMDIFYSFKDISFWSMVPALTFSSEEREKTATFARVGSTIGGNIVGVVIMPIVLFFSVTKSGSGDKNGWFWFAFIVALIGIISVICVALGTHEVDSTLRQNKTKTGFKDVFRMLLKNDQLMAIALSYLAYTTGVAILNASELYYFQYILGDASKFSILATINTLVGLVSVSLFPKLAQQFSRRNVFVVCLGIMLAGIVLFFFAGKSLALVLVAAELFFIPQPLVFLVVLMTITDCVEYGQLKLGHRDEALTLSVRPLLDKFGGAVSNWVIGFAAVAAGMTAGSENHVSAQGEMNFKLIVFVAPLVLIVIGLLIFLTRVKLTEEKHAEIVAELEKTWGKDALGANASAEDEATIASATEEAGSTPTK
- a CDS encoding beta-galactosidase small subunit, with product MEIVFGDVVTGVHGDGFEYLFSWQAGGPVSFNIGGREWLYRAPRPALWRATTDNDRGNGFPVKSAMWMGADMFATCSKIELSVDGEPVDNPLAPDNNSYGGPVQAQTMTMTYTYTLPVVPATTVTVAYTVTSDGTIGVTVRYEGKEGLPELPVFGLRFVMPTPAKGFTYTGLSGETYPDRMAGGVPGEYTVEGMPVTPYLVPQDCGMHMRTERVTVTRDAVLDNARRGDRSEFSLTFAQGEDGVPFAFSCLPYTPEEIENATHPNELPPARRTVLTVCGAVRGVGGIDSWGSDVRPDYHIDAQENHEFSFRIEL
- a CDS encoding glycoside-pentoside-hexuronide (GPH):cation symporter, whose protein sequence is MGNEQTLASGGAQRGKIGQRVAYAFGNLGQSAFYNALSTYFIVYVTSCLFSGVEKGVAAKLIGVITSLVVIIRIAEIFIDPLLGNIVDNTTTKWGRFRPWQFLGGLVSALLLVVIYTGMFGLVNVNTTWFIVLFVICFVVLDVFYSLRDISYWGMIPALSSDSHERSTYTALGSFTGSIGYNGITVVVIPIVTYFSWVFTGSHAESQSGWTAFGIIVGLLGILTAWSVAFGTKESQSALRSKAQKNGGPLQAFKALFQNDQLLWVALSYLLYAIANVATTGVLIFLFKFVLDNQAAYSMTGIIALVAGLVMAPLYPILNKRIPRRYLYIGGMTSMIIAYIMLGIFSNNMIMVFVALVLFYVPGTMIQMTAILSLTDSIEYGQLKNGKRNEAVTLSVRPMLDKIGGAMSNGIVGFIAIAAGMTGDATAADMTAANINTFKTCAFYVPLVLIVLSLLVFMFKVKISEKMHDDIVKQLEAKLAAGEIESDDESSADVEDAPAEAAGSGAAASGSAA
- a CDS encoding LacI family DNA-binding transcriptional regulator, whose protein sequence is MATIKEIAKHTGFSQATVSRILNDDPSFSVKESTRQKVLNASLELGYENVSQYQRIIIPRDIAILNNVVPDKGLQDAYFEELREVLTRQAKEQRMNATIYDDIDDLIAHGGDYAGFISMGPAVLPPETLHRLHQALPHGVFIDINPAPNLFDSVQPDLEQIVLDALDALKADGCRRIGFIGGAGTMMGEHSYPEDVRRFAFCNWSARLDLDTEGLVYADGPFTVANGREQGERLIRDHADDLPDAVLVAADTLAVGLLQAFAAKSILVPRDIKVVSINNQEVAKYTSPALSSYDIDKEELTRAAVLMLAESLVSKRSVKQHTCISSHLVVRDSFAPER